A region from the Kribbella shirazensis genome encodes:
- a CDS encoding endonuclease/exonuclease/phosphatase family protein: MEESVLRIASYNIQDGGHGRLESIAAILRELKPDAAAIVEANSRSNAEWLARELGYDIVFGHANNPFHIAWITRRPILGHHNHRHPVLSKTLLELDIDWDGQPLQLFATHLTPLLRQDREIRRLIEVEALLDVVRSRPDQHRILVGDFNTTNPSAPVTRILDDGFIDCYATVNPGQDGLTHPTDTPAWRIDFIFAGESLADRLRSCQVHAGDDLVPASDHFPVWATFT, translated from the coding sequence GTGGAGGAGTCAGTGCTGCGCATCGCGTCGTACAACATCCAGGACGGCGGTCATGGCCGTCTCGAGTCCATCGCCGCCATCCTGCGGGAGCTGAAGCCCGACGCGGCCGCGATCGTCGAGGCCAACAGCCGGTCGAACGCCGAATGGCTCGCGCGGGAGCTTGGGTACGACATCGTCTTCGGCCACGCGAACAATCCGTTCCACATCGCCTGGATCACCCGCCGGCCGATCCTGGGACACCACAACCACCGGCACCCGGTGCTCTCGAAGACCCTTCTCGAGCTCGACATCGACTGGGACGGGCAGCCGCTACAGCTGTTCGCGACCCATCTGACGCCGCTGCTCCGGCAGGATCGGGAGATCCGCCGTCTCATCGAGGTCGAGGCGCTCCTCGACGTCGTCCGTTCACGTCCGGACCAGCACCGCATCCTGGTCGGCGACTTCAACACGACGAACCCGTCCGCACCGGTCACGCGGATCCTCGACGACGGCTTCATCGACTGCTACGCCACGGTGAACCCGGGACAGGACGGACTCACCCATCCGACCGACACCCCGGCCTGGCGCATCGACTTCATCTTCGCCGGCGAGTCCCTCGCCGACCGGCTCCGGTCGTGTCAGGTCCACGCGGGCGACGACCTCGTGCCGGCATCCGACCACTTCCCGGTCTGGGCCACCTTCACCTGA